Part of the Arvicola amphibius chromosome 17, mArvAmp1.2, whole genome shotgun sequence genome is shown below.
TAAGTTCTTAATAAGTATTATGAAATTGACATACAAgatattaaatgtattttgttcaGCCTTGCGCAGGGAGGGTTTTGTTACAGATTCTACACCTAGGGTTGAGCACCATTAACACTTACACTCATTTTGACCAGTTTTATGTTTCTGTATTAACCTCCATCTGctgaaaaagaaacttctctgataaagGTTGAAAGCTACACCAATCTACAGctgtaaaaatacatatttagacAGCAACAATACCATGtgcacttaataaaataaaacagaaggttCTCCTCTAGACTCCTCAACTACATCGCAATAACCAAATTTCCCCTTGTTCTATATCATTTATATATCCACTACCCATAAACATTAAAATGAGTGTTCAAAGTTTAGAGCAGGTTTTCTAATATGGGAGCCGGCATGGGACTTACCAAGACCCTCTCCATGTAtgcgacagttgtgtagcttggtctatttgtagAGCTCTTGTAGTGAAATCAGGATCCACTCTGGTGCTTAAGCtggatttttggaacccattcccctTGCTGAGCTGCCTAAACCCAACCTTGATGGGTTGAGGAGGggtgcttggtcctgcctcaacttgatgtgtgATGCTTTGTTCAAACCCATTCAAAATGCCTCTTTCTAAATGGAGAGGCCTTCTTgtataattgatgtgggagaacccCACCTATTTcaggcagcaccattcctaggCAGATGGGTGTGGCTTTTACAACAAAACTAGCTGAGCCAGTGGGTCAAGGAGTAAGAAGCCTTCCTCTATGGTTGctgcctccagtttccttccttgagttcctgtaCGAAGCACACATTATCCCTGTGTTATTAATACTGTCTATTTTCTCGATTTTCAGAAACTCCTTAGTTATTGCAAGATtaatagcattttcaaaagctgatATTGAATGACACTATACACATGACACTTATTTTTAAGGACATTGCCTTGATAGGAATAGAAAACACTCTCTGTATTTATCATAACATTAAGCATCTCTTTATAAGATGACTTAATGGTTGATAGATGGGAAAACCCATACCTCATGAATTTGTAAATTAGCTTTATATTATCCCAAATCCCCAAGGAATAAGTaatttcccccaagctctctcactCCCTCACAAATGTtcacttcttttttcttaattgtatACATATGAGtaagtttatattatttatatgttttcagggctgactacttggtattagataacccAATGAGGGAAATTATTTCTGGGGAAAAACTGATTCTTCCTGTCTCAGTAACTGATAATTTTCTACAGTTCTTTATCTAAGTTTGGGGTCCCACTAGATTTCCTCCACCTACCTGGTGTTAGAATTATTCCAGTCTGGATCAGGCAGCCATTCTGTAAAGCTTCCCTGTTGTATGTAAGAGACTCAATCTTGTGGCATACTTCCTAGGCCTTTGACTCTTCCAATCCTTCCACCGCATCTTCTTCAGGGTTCCTTGACCGTTGGGTGTATGGGATGTATTGTACATGTATCACTTTGGGCTGGGTACCTCAGAGTGAACTGCTCATTGCATTTTGACCAGAGAAGCCACTCTCACCACTCTGCCAGACCAGCACGATGCCTTACTACATCCCAACTCTTACCCCTATACCCATAGATGAATGTAGCTACCACCCTTCATCCGAGAAATTTCTCttttacagcaaatggagatcATCAGAGAAAACTGCAAATGCACACTCTGCAGAGGTGAAGAGATAGATGGTGGGGAGCTCAGCCCCAATGTATACATCTGTACCACAGCACCTGCACCTATGGTTCTGGGAACGCCACAGGAAAGGGAGCATAGGGATCATAAGAGTTAAAATACCAGGAAGTTGGCTGTGGAATGACTATATGAAGAAGACCAGAAGAAGTATGTCAGTATCAGTAGGCAGGCTAATGTGATAGGGAGTGTATTTTGGGGGGCCCCATCCTTAGACggagaactacaggcagctaatgACTGTCAGGACAGGGAGAATTAGCCTGTCACAAAGATTAATGCCCTTACTGGTTACCCAAtacaatatatgaaatatatgaaacCATACATGCAGTATAAAAGTGCATTCAACATGTTGTGTTTATCTATacgtgcatacatatgtgtgcgtgtttgtatgtatgtgtgtgcatgtaacaataataatcaaagaaggGTTATTGATTTGAGAGTGGGGTGTCATGGCAGGGGTTGGAGGGTGGGTACATGGAAGGAACTggggggagaaaaagggaaggaggaaacataattctattataatttaaattgtatatatattttaaataagacgTTTGTGTCTCTGTTTATTCTGAATAAAGATGACTGATTTGGGATGAACTACTACTGCCACCAAGTGTTAGGATTCCAACACAGTTATATATGTTTTTCCATTGAAAATGTAGCATAAAGCATGCCAAGCTATGCCACTGTATAACATCATAAAACTGTCCAAAGAAAGTGAATACTaatgaatagataaaaatatatattactgGGTTTAATTGATGTACTTAGTAAACAAAGTATAAGATGCACACCaatgattttgtttccacaaatgCCATGGCCATTGCTATGGcaaacagacaggcacacacacacacacacacacaacaaaacaaaacatgaaagctATGTTTTTTTAGGAAAAATTAAAGTGATTTTTCTTACTGTTTAATAACGTGAGAAACTATGTGCATTAAGTCCAGTGCATGTAGCTGACGTTTGTCCTGAGTTCTTGCAGATGGCCTTTCAGTTATAACAGTAACCTCCAGTTAACAGAATAATGTCTGTGTCTTCACTCACAAAAGAGCGAATTCTGCCAATAACATAAATGATTTTGTGACTGCGCTGTCCCAGATTGGTTTCTAGGTGGCCACCTAAAGCAGTGCTTTCCTCTCAGCTTGTGTGAATCCTTACAGAAGAGGAGGGCCTAACGATTGGAAGCTGACATATAAACTCTTGCTGCTTTAAGCAATCTCGCTTGATTATGCAAAGATGGAAAACTAAAACGATTTATGGAcatcataaatatattttgttgtaAGTATGAATCAGAGTCTTTCATTTGTCAACATTTAGTGTACATAAATGAAGCACAAAAGTCTGTTTTTAATCCCCATTATACTTCTGATTGTAATGTTTATAGTGCCAGCAAATCACCTTGAGCCATAACAGCATTCCTCTTCCAGTATATAAAAAAGGCTAATATTATAGCCCCAAGTGTAGAAAATTCTGGAAACCCAAAGGCTAGAGAGgtcgctcagtggttaagagtgcttgctcttCTTGCAAAGGACCGTAGGTCAGTGCCTAGAACTTACATGGTttagctcacagtcacctgtaattctagccttAGAagatccagcaccttcttctgacttttgCAGACACCTACTCATGAGTGTCAACTACTCATACAGGCAcaggtaaaaaataaaacaatatgaaataatgtactcagaaaaagaaaaattttaaaagtaatgaatGACAATACGTTGCTTTCTTAAGAACGGGGCAAGTATTACTGACACAGTACATTTTAGTAGACAATACAACTAGCAAAATTATGCTAATACAATCTGACAAAAAGTCACATCAACTGATCAAAAACCAATGAAcgtggggcttgagagatggctcagaggttaagagcattgcctgctcttccaaaggtcctgagttcaattcccggcaaccacatggtggctcacaaccatctgtaatgaggtctggtgccctcttctggcccgcagacacacacacagacagaatgttatatacataataaataaataaataaataaataaccaatgaCCCTGAATTGTTGATAAAATGATACACATCTTTCTAAATTTAGAAAGGGGGAATTTTActataataatgtatatatatgtgtgtgtgtgtgttttaactaccatatattatctatatttatttattgattggttgattgacaTCACCTTTTAAAAGTCATACTGAGTCCTTTAGGAATCAGATCTTGGCTAGCACTGTGCCGTTTTGAGCTAACGGTAACAATGTCTTCCAGCTCGTGAGTATGACTCTATGAAAGGATCCTTGGAGGCTAAAAGAatcatctctctgcatttccAGTCCAGTAGGCTGCCTTAAGCAAGCCACTCTACAAGGGAATTGAAAGACGTCCGTGGAATCTACATTCCCAAGGCCCTTGGAGTCCTGACTCTAGAAAGCACATTCTGGCCTCCATTTTCAGACAGTTTACACTTGACCTGAGCAGGCTCAGGACTTTTGCACATCTGTTCTTCTGGTGTTTGCTTGGCTGGTGTCTTCAGTGGGCAGTGTTCTGTTTTTCACAGTTCTGTTCGCCACAGTAACGTGATAGTaatagtctgtttttttttttcctctctcctctgctaTCAAGCCTAGCAAGCTTTGGTGGTTTTGaaagaaatatagaataaataaacaaaaaacggGCTCAAGTTTCATGGCTGGAGAAGGGGAGATATGCCTGCTGTTGCTCAGATATAGAGCCATGTGTTTTGGCGTATTCTTTATGAGACGCCAATATGAAAATGGTGGTTAAGTTGCTGAATCTTTAGGGATAACTGCTTCTTTCTGTTCAGTCTTCCTTCCATTCTATATACAACCAAAACATGCTCATAGTAAGAACGAGGAACCCAGACTTCTTAAGAGCTTACAAGGCAAGGTGAGTCTGATTCATAGTTGTTTATCTAAGTCAGATACCACATCTTAACTATGACACGACTCAGAATAGTCCTCTTCTCAAAATCAGCTTCATGTTGTGTTCCATGGTAATGCTTAACCAACAGATTCATCTGGGGAATACTAGAATTATGTATGGTGCTTTCTCATATGTATTCCATTATATCATAAGGGGTCTACTAAAGATGAGTTGATAGGGGGAGGATGTTATGAACTTATCTCTACGGTCAAACAGGCTTGGGTTTAAAGGCTAACTGTGAAGTTCATCAGTCTCCAAGACCCTGGGCAAAGTCACTTCAGTTCCAGAATTTATGAAACCTGCTCATCATCTTTTAAAGTAggcagggattttttttgtttgtttgtttgtcaagacagggtgtttctgtagttttggaacctatcctggaactagttcttgtagaccgggctgacctagaactcagagaaatctgcctgcctctgcctcccgagttctgagaTTAATGGTATGCTCCACAACACCCGGCCGTAGGCAAGGACATTACTTGCTTGGGTGCACACTAGTAAATGTTTGTGGTCATGTTTCATGTACCACCAATCTGACTTCTGAACTCTCAGAGCGGTAGAAAAAGCGTTCTCCCATTCCACTCTCCTGAAGGAGAAGGCCCATATTCCAACAGACTCtaacaaatttaaaatagaaatttcaaataCCTCCCTTCCCCAGGCGTTGCCAGGGTGTGAGCATTGCCCACCTTTACCTCAGCCTCAAATCCTGCGTCACAAAACCCCTTGCGAATGTTCACTGGATGTCTAGTTCCAGCTGGAAACCCTCCTCCTCACAGACAGTGCCATGTCCTCTCCAATTGGCTGTCGTCCTTGGCAACCAAGGACGCGGTGGGAacgcgggggtgggggtgggggtatatAAAGGCTGCCACTGCCCACGCCCATTCAGTCCGGCCAGGACGGCGACGGTGAAGCACCTGGGttgagagggaggagcaaggtAACACGCGATCCCTGCCTCTCCCGTCCCCAGCCCAAGCCTCGTGTGAGGCGGGTGTGTGAGGGACCCGGGAGTGGTTCTCACAGCTCATCGCCCACCAACACCTTCCTCCCCCACCATCCTTACCCCACCCAAATCACCTGGGCAAGACAACCCAGGTGCGAAAAGAAAGTGATTCTGAAGGAAGAGCTAGCaagtggagaagaaagagggcaGGCGAGGTCACAGACACCAGCACCTGGCCCTAGGGACGAACAGAAAGGCTCTTCTGATTGACCATCGGATCTGGCCAAAGTGACAGCTCCTAGGAGGCTTACCACTAGGAAGACTCGTGGAGATCCCTAAACCATGACCCAGACGGTCAACGAAAGGGAAGATCCCCTCAATCTGGGAGGAGGCGGCTGGGCATCCTCCATTCCATTGCGCACTTGGTCCTCCTACCATCGAAGGCAGAGGGGCTCTCAGATGTCCAAGCGGCGGTACCGTGATGGCACCAAAGCTGAGTATGAGGCTCCCAGGAAACAACCCAAGCAACAGCATAGTCCTGGCCCATGGTTCCAACCGCCCAGAGGGCCCTATTGGGCGGTGTACTCCAACTGGGGACGCTGCGGAGAGCCCTGGCGCCCACCTCTGATGGCATTCCATAGCCCCCTCTGCCCAGCGCAGATGATGCGAGCCTACGGTCTGCACCCGGTTTGCCTTTGCTGCTGTTGCTACTGGAGCGGGCCCTGGAACCCCTGTTGGGAGAGACCCCCTGGCAGAAAGAAGCGCTGGGGACGCAGGGGCCGTGGCCTGCGCCGCCAACCTCGTCGCTCCTTCCCGAGGAGCCCACCTATAGACCTGAGCAAGCTGCTGCGGCCGGTCAACCTTTACGGGTGGCGGGCGCCTGGGATGAGAGCGCCTCGGAACACCACTCAGTTCATCATGAACCAGGTTTATGAAGACATGAGGCAGCAAGAGAAGATGGAGCGCCAGCAGGCGGTGTTGAGAGCACAGCAAGCCCAGGCCAGTGGCACAATGCAGGGGTGCTTCACTGTCAACGAGGCACCTCACTGCAGCGTGGAGGAAGAAGGCCAATTGCCTGAAGATCTGTATGGCTTCATGCAGGATCCCTCTCTAACCTTCAGTCCTGCTCCAGTGCAGCAAATCCAGTCTCCCACCCAACAGCGGgtagaggaggagaaaaatgatGTTGATGAGTGTGGAGAGGTGTGTGATGAAAAGGagagcgaggaggaggaggacgacgaGGAGGATAGAGAGGCAGAGGATGAAGATGTGGATGAGGAGGAAGTCGAAGAGGCTGAAAATATGGAAGGAGGAGAAGACGACCAAGAAGAGGAGGATATGTTggaagaggaggggctggaggagggaCAGCAGAGAGGGGAAGACAAATTCTTGCCTCTGGGAATGCCTTTGTCAATCCTAGTAGGAgatgaagaggaaagagagaacttTATAAACTACGACTTATTAAGCCGAGAACAAGTAATTCCCAATGTGCCAGAGGCAGATCTGTTTATGGTACCGGACATCGGACATTAGCCATTAGCCATTAGCCATCAGGAAGGGAACTGAGAAACAAAAAATGGAACTGATTTGAGGCTAATGGGGATTATCAACTTACTAAATGCAAATTCAAAAGTGAGTTCCATTAATAAACATCAATGTAAACACCTTCGTTGGccactataaaatatttaaacatcggtgtgtttgtgtatgcctgtgacgggtgggggagggaaagattTCGGATATATTTTATTGGAAATGATTAAAGgccaaatattttattactacagtttgaatattttcatttgctGTCTCCCTCTTCAGACAACTGAGATTTCATAGTTCCATTTTTTTCAGTATCGAAAAACATTAGGTTTAATGAGCTTGCAATCAAGAGATTTTTGGCTGTCACGTGCTTAAGAAGCATGCATGGTGACCAGTGAATATTTACCACTGCCCTTGTCCCTGAGGGCACTTAGAACAGCCTTTTTCTACAGCTGTAGATTTGCCACCGTCAGAGTTTATTTTTGAGGGCTGTATTTTGTAACCCCGTTTGTAGGCTGCTGTGCCATTGCTTATTTATATTCCTTATTCCACAGTGCTATGGATCTTcctcagaggaacaggaagttgcTTCTGTGGAACTGGTTATTTGCCATGGCCTCAGCAATCCATAATCCATGCATGGAGAGGATTCCCCATGGTCAGAAGTCAACTTGTACATCTAGTTAAAATCCAAGGTAACTGCAAACAATGGCACATGGCTTAGATTTTGAAGCCTTGTTCGTGCATATATTCCTTGCATATggtcagagaaaacagaaacttagTTTTGCAGAATGGATTAAAGAAATGATTGTTGGCTTTTGCGTGGGGTAGAATATCTAATTGtgtttcccagtttctcttctttaaaaaagagagtaaaAATGATGTGCAAATATGAACCTGTGTGAATAGTTTTTGATAATCTATGGAGAACACATCATTCCAAATAGCTACCATGGTACAAAGAGTTTTAAGGAGTAAAAACGTGTCTCTCCCCAGGTGTGTACATCCCACTGACAGCATTTGTCTAGAGTCATTCTAGATGAAGAATTTGAGTAAAAGGCTTCAGAATTCCACCTTGTCAGTTAGGCTTCTTAACTTGATACACTAGTACTTGTTGGTTGACCAGAATATTTTCTTGTTGATCTCTTTCTTGGGCAGAATTATAGGCGATtgagtaataaaattatttaaaatgtcctCATTTGTATTTAAACATCTCAAATCTATGAAGTTGTTCTCCAGTGTCCAATaggatgaagaaaaatgaaacctcTTTGTAAGATTCTACAAACCACACCAAACATTACAAATTACATCAATGAATATCAAACATTTTATTGTAAGCTAGGAAAGTGTTACTTTATGTATGACTCACTCTAAATGTCCTATCAAATTGATTTAAATTGGCTACTATATGCCTTCCTATTGcatttattatacacacatatagggAAAACAAAACTCTATGCCACTGATACTGGTCATTCCATACACATTAAAGCTCAAATGTGCTTCGCTCAAAACATTTGTGAAAAATCACTATGACAAATGAATATAACTTTCTATTTAAGAAAGCTAtctagccttgactgtctttacAATATCACACCTAGAAAATTCTCAATCTCTCCTTGTAAGAGATACTTCTTGTAAATTTAAAActtctactttttattatttgtgagtTTTATCCATGTATGCAATGCATTAGAGTCATACCCACCCCACTCAATTATCTCCCTTGGTGTCCTGACACACCATCTTAAACATCTTCCTAACATTGTAGcttctaaaatattaaattcagCAAAATAAATGCctccaaagcttttctttttagataactCCTACAGATTGTCTTAGTCTCTGTCCTACcattatgaagagacaccatgaccaagcttTCTTagagcttcagaggtttagtccataatCATCCTGACAGGGAGCAAGGCATCAGGCATGGCAGGGGAAGATGCTAGAGAAGACTTGAGACCTGCATCCTGATCtacaggtgggggggggggagaaggagaaagagagggagagagcgccTCAGACTACCATTGATTTTTGAGACCTAAAAACCCACATCCattgaaacacttcctccaacaaggcaacacttagtccttctaatcctttccagTGGTTCCACTCACTGTTGGCTGAGTAAATATATAAGCGTACAGGGAGGGGAGGAATTTATATCAACTATCACAGGGATATAAGCGACTATTTAGGAGTTTACATTCTAATCTAGGGACTGTCATTCAACAGTTACTGCACTACTATTATTTCCTATGATTCACTAAACTGTGAAAAATGGCACAAAGATGATCCACAAAAACGCTTTCATCTGAAGGAAGACGATGAAAGCTCAAATCCTAAGGAAACCTTTGAGTGAGGCTGAGATCTTTGCTATGTGTCTGGGGGCGGGGAGATTGGAGCCTAAGATGGCCAGTATGTGGGAGAAGCTTTGTGACATTGAGGACCTGAGGATTGACCTAAGGAATAGAGTCTGGAGGAAGAAGCCGCCAATAAGAAGCCAAAGAGGTAGGCAGAAgtcattacttttttttcccttttgtattgatttttattgagctctacatttttctctgctcccctccctggtcATTATTTACTTAATCTCTGTGCTTATCTGTATCTTCTGAAGGACatgagcaaaacaaagaaaaactactCACTGTTGACTCCCTACCTAAACTTGTTTTAGAACCAGACACAGTGATGATCCTAGAggttaatatgaaaaaaatcaaatcatgtTGAGAACTAGGGTGACCAGCAACACAGTACACCATTATACATTTCATAGACCAGGTCACCTCACTCTATCACCCGATGAAGTGTGTTGAGTTCACTTAGCATGACTGTTGTACCTACTTCTCACCACCCATTCAGGAACTCCACATAGCGTATTCTGGTAACCGAGGGAATGTTTAGTAGACTTGAGCATCAGTGAGACTCAAAGCAGACCCAGTGTTTATGTTTGGAAGTAAGGTGtactggaagaaataaaaatgtcttaaggAAACtcattcttctccctcctcctctctttattTTTAGAGCTGACATAGCACTTT
Proteins encoded:
- the Ccer1 gene encoding coiled-coil domain-containing glutamate-rich protein 1, translating into MTQTVNEREDPLNLGGGGWASSIPLRTWSSYHRRQRGSQMSKRRYRDGTKAEYEAPRKQPKQQHSPGPWFQPPRGPYWAVYSNWGRCGEPWRPPLMAFHSPLCPAQMMRAYGLHPVCLCCCCYWSGPWNPCWERPPGRKKRWGRRGRGLRRQPRRSFPRSPPIDLSKLLRPVNLYGWRAPGMRAPRNTTQFIMNQVYEDMRQQEKMERQQAVLRAQQAQASGTMQGCFTVNEAPHCSVEEEGQLPEDLYGFMQDPSLTFSPAPVQQIQSPTQQRVEEEKNDVDECGEVCDEKESEEEEDDEEDREAEDEDVDEEEVEEAENMEGGEDDQEEEDMLEEEGLEEGQQRGEDKFLPLGMPLSILVGDEEERENFINYDLLSREQVIPNVPEADLFMVPDIGH